Proteins from one Mercurialis annua linkage group LG7, ddMerAnnu1.2, whole genome shotgun sequence genomic window:
- the LOC126655964 gene encoding transcription factor TGA1 isoform X2, whose product MNSPSTQFVSSGRMGMYEPIHQMGMWGDPFKSHGIPNTSTSMFIPANPNSTHSIIIPVDTKLDNQSEDTSQNTLGPSGKYDQEATKPTDKVQRRLAQNREAARKSRLRKKAYVQQLESSRLKLIQMEQELERARQQGLYIGAGVETSHMGFTGPINTGIATFEMEYGHWLEEQNRHISDLRTALNAHISDIELRILVESGISHYSELFRMKATAAKADVFYVMSGMWTSSAERFFLWIGGFRPSELIKILKPQLEPLTDQQLLDVCNLKRLCQQAEDALSQGMEKLQQTLAETVAAGRLGEASHMPHMDTAMEKLQGLVRFVQQADHLRQIALQQMLLILTTRQAARGLLVLGEYFQRLRALSSIWVTRPREPA is encoded by the exons ATGAATTCTCCATCTACGCAGTTTGTCTCGTCAGGAAGGATGGGTATGTATGAGCCTATTCACCAAATGGGCATGTGGGGAGATCCCTTTAAGAGTCATGGAATTCCAAACACATCCACATCAATGTTTATACCTGCCAATCCAAATTCAACTCATTCAATAATTATACCAGTAGATACAAAGCTAGACAATCAG TCAGAAGATACTTCACAAAATACTCTTGGGCCGTCTGGAAAATATGATCAAGAAGCAACTAAGCCAACTGATAAG GTACAAAGACGCCTTGCACAAAATCGTGAGGCTGCTCGTAAAAGTCGGTTGCGGAAAAAG GCATATGTTCAGCAGTTGGAATCAAGTCGTTTAAAGCTTATTCAGATGGAGCAGGAACTTGAAAGGGCAAGACAACAG GGTCTATACATAGGTGCTGGAGTCGAAACTAGTCATATGGGGTTTACTGGACCAATTAATACAG GGATTGCCACTTTTGAGATGGAGTATGGACACTGGTTGGAAGAACAAAATAGACATATTAGTGATCTAAGGACTGCTTTGAATGCTCATATAAGTGACATCGAGCTGCGAATACTTGTTGAAAGTGGCATAAGCCACTATTCTGAACTTTTTCGCATGAAGGCAACTGCTGCAAAAGCTGACGTTTTCTATGTGATGTCTGGGATGTGGACGTCATCCGCAGAGCGGTTTTTCTTGTGGATAGGTGGATTTCGTCCTTCAGAGCTTATTAAG ATTCTCAAGCCTCAGCTGGAGCCCCTAACAGATCAACAACTTTTGGATGTCTGCAATCTCAAAAGATTATGTCAGCAAGCAGAAGATGCTCTTTCACAAGGTATGGAAAAACTTCAGCAAACTCTGGCGGAGACTGTCGCTGCTGGTCGATTGGGTGAAGCAAGTCATATGCCACATATGGATACTGCAATGGAGAAATTGCAAGGTCTGGTTCGCTTTGTGCAGCAG GCTGATCATCTTCGCCAGATAGCTTTGCAACAAATGTTGCTAATCTTAACAACACGTCAGGCAGCTCGGGGTCTACTTGTCTTGGGTGAGTATTTCCAACGACTACGAGCTTTGAGTTCAATTTGGGTGACTCGTCCTCGTGAGCCTGCCTAA
- the LOC126655964 gene encoding transcription factor TGA1 isoform X1, protein MNSPSTQFVSSGRMGMYEPIHQMGMWGDPFKSHGIPNTSTSMFIPANPNSTHSIIIPVDTKLDNQSEDTSQNTLGPSGKYDQEATKPTDKVQRRLAQNREAARKSRLRKKAYVQQLESSRLKLIQMEQELERARQQQGLYIGAGVETSHMGFTGPINTGIATFEMEYGHWLEEQNRHISDLRTALNAHISDIELRILVESGISHYSELFRMKATAAKADVFYVMSGMWTSSAERFFLWIGGFRPSELIKILKPQLEPLTDQQLLDVCNLKRLCQQAEDALSQGMEKLQQTLAETVAAGRLGEASHMPHMDTAMEKLQGLVRFVQQADHLRQIALQQMLLILTTRQAARGLLVLGEYFQRLRALSSIWVTRPREPA, encoded by the exons ATGAATTCTCCATCTACGCAGTTTGTCTCGTCAGGAAGGATGGGTATGTATGAGCCTATTCACCAAATGGGCATGTGGGGAGATCCCTTTAAGAGTCATGGAATTCCAAACACATCCACATCAATGTTTATACCTGCCAATCCAAATTCAACTCATTCAATAATTATACCAGTAGATACAAAGCTAGACAATCAG TCAGAAGATACTTCACAAAATACTCTTGGGCCGTCTGGAAAATATGATCAAGAAGCAACTAAGCCAACTGATAAG GTACAAAGACGCCTTGCACAAAATCGTGAGGCTGCTCGTAAAAGTCGGTTGCGGAAAAAG GCATATGTTCAGCAGTTGGAATCAAGTCGTTTAAAGCTTATTCAGATGGAGCAGGAACTTGAAAGGGCAAGACAACAG CAGGGTCTATACATAGGTGCTGGAGTCGAAACTAGTCATATGGGGTTTACTGGACCAATTAATACAG GGATTGCCACTTTTGAGATGGAGTATGGACACTGGTTGGAAGAACAAAATAGACATATTAGTGATCTAAGGACTGCTTTGAATGCTCATATAAGTGACATCGAGCTGCGAATACTTGTTGAAAGTGGCATAAGCCACTATTCTGAACTTTTTCGCATGAAGGCAACTGCTGCAAAAGCTGACGTTTTCTATGTGATGTCTGGGATGTGGACGTCATCCGCAGAGCGGTTTTTCTTGTGGATAGGTGGATTTCGTCCTTCAGAGCTTATTAAG ATTCTCAAGCCTCAGCTGGAGCCCCTAACAGATCAACAACTTTTGGATGTCTGCAATCTCAAAAGATTATGTCAGCAAGCAGAAGATGCTCTTTCACAAGGTATGGAAAAACTTCAGCAAACTCTGGCGGAGACTGTCGCTGCTGGTCGATTGGGTGAAGCAAGTCATATGCCACATATGGATACTGCAATGGAGAAATTGCAAGGTCTGGTTCGCTTTGTGCAGCAG GCTGATCATCTTCGCCAGATAGCTTTGCAACAAATGTTGCTAATCTTAACAACACGTCAGGCAGCTCGGGGTCTACTTGTCTTGGGTGAGTATTTCCAACGACTACGAGCTTTGAGTTCAATTTGGGTGACTCGTCCTCGTGAGCCTGCCTAA